Proteins from a single region of Flavobacterium sp. YJ01:
- a CDS encoding multidrug effflux MFS transporter has product MTTKKYIKLILILGSLTALGPFSIDMYLPGFSGIAKDLNTTVAKVSMSLSSYFIGISAGQLLYGPLLDRFGRKKPLFIGLLVYILASLGCIYVADIDAFIFLRFIQAVGSCAATVASVAMVRDLFPVKDIPKVFSLLMLVVGLSPMLAPTIGGYVTEDLGWHAVFFILMCMGIAILIASQIGLPNTYKPDTSISLKPKPIISNFLLVLKEPQFYTYAFTGAIAFSGLFSYVAASPLIFMDIYKVDAKTYGWIFALMSVSFIGSSQLNSILLKRFSSEQMIFGALISQSVISIIFLILALNDLLGLYETIGMLFLFLACLGISNPNTAGLTLAPFAKNTGSASALMGAIQLGLGALASFAIGVFVKDSVAPMVAVMTTTTITAFIILNIGKRFIKNKVTISDSDDVMIAH; this is encoded by the coding sequence ATGACAACAAAAAAATATATTAAACTTATCCTTATTTTAGGTTCTTTAACCGCTCTTGGTCCTTTTTCAATTGATATGTATCTGCCTGGTTTTTCTGGAATTGCAAAAGATTTAAATACAACTGTCGCAAAAGTTTCGATGAGTTTATCAAGTTATTTTATCGGAATTTCTGCTGGGCAATTGCTTTACGGACCTTTATTAGATCGTTTTGGACGAAAAAAACCTTTATTTATTGGTCTTCTTGTTTACATATTAGCTTCTTTAGGTTGTATTTATGTTGCTGATATTGATGCTTTTATTTTCCTTCGTTTTATTCAGGCTGTTGGAAGTTGCGCCGCGACTGTGGCTTCTGTGGCAATGGTTCGAGATTTATTTCCTGTAAAAGATATACCAAAAGTATTTTCGCTTTTAATGCTTGTAGTTGGACTTTCACCAATGCTTGCGCCGACAATTGGTGGTTATGTGACGGAAGATTTAGGTTGGCACGCTGTTTTCTTTATATTAATGTGTATGGGAATTGCGATTTTAATAGCTTCACAAATCGGACTTCCAAATACCTATAAACCAGATACGTCTATTTCATTAAAACCAAAACCAATTATCTCTAATTTCTTATTAGTTCTTAAAGAGCCTCAATTTTATACCTACGCTTTTACAGGAGCAATAGCATTCTCTGGATTATTTTCTTACGTAGCAGCTTCTCCTCTAATTTTCATGGATATTTATAAAGTTGACGCTAAAACTTATGGCTGGATTTTCGCTTTAATGTCAGTTAGTTTTATTGGTTCTAGCCAATTGAATTCTATATTATTAAAGAGGTTTTCAAGTGAACAGATGATTTTTGGAGCTTTGATTTCGCAATCTGTTATTAGTATAATCTTTTTGATTTTAGCTTTGAATGATCTTTTAGGATTGTATGAAACTATCGGAATGTTATTTTTATTCTTAGCTTGTTTAGGAATTTCAAACCCAAATACAGCTGGATTGACGCTTGCTCCTTTCGCTAAAAATACTGGAAGTGCTTCTGCCTTAATGGGCGCTATCCAATTAGGTTTGGGAGCTTTAGCATCATTTGCAATCGGTGTTTTTGTAAAAGATTCTGTAGCGCCAATGGTCGCTGTAATGACCACAACAACAATTACAGCTTTTATTATTTTAAATATCGGAAAACGTTTTATAAAAAATAAAGTAACGATTTCTGATAGTGATGATGTTATGATTGCGCACTAA